The following proteins come from a genomic window of Gemmatimonadales bacterium:
- the rho gene encoding transcription termination factor Rho: MDIAELKQKSVAELQTLAEQLNLTNYSGLRKQDLIFRIEQSLLDSDTVIRGEGVLEILPEGYGFLRSQDWNYLYGPDDIYVSPSQIKRFDLRTGDTVMGQVRPPKEGERYLALLKVESVNFEEPEKTKHRIAFDNLRPRYPDSRIRLEQSTGDLAMRVVDLLSPIGKGQRGLIVAPPKAGKTILLQKLANAISENHPEIVLIVLLIDERPEEVTDMEENVKAEVISSTFDEPADRHVQVADMVIEKSKRLVEHGRDVVILLDSITRLARAHNVVVPHSGKILSGGVDANALQKPKRFFGAARNIDGGGSLTIIATALVDTGSRMDEVIFEEFKGTGNMELVLDRRLADRRIYPAIDIQKTSTRKEELLMDKDELNRVYLLRNFLADMPPVEALEFLLERMKRTKTNKEFFATMAQ, encoded by the coding sequence GTGGATATCGCCGAGCTAAAACAGAAGTCCGTCGCCGAGCTGCAGACTCTCGCCGAGCAGCTCAACCTCACCAATTATTCGGGGCTCCGGAAACAGGACCTCATCTTCCGCATCGAGCAGTCGCTGCTTGACTCGGACACCGTCATCCGGGGCGAGGGCGTGCTCGAGATTCTGCCCGAGGGGTACGGCTTCCTGCGGAGCCAGGACTGGAACTATCTCTACGGCCCCGACGACATCTACGTCTCCCCCAGCCAGATCAAGCGCTTCGACCTCCGCACCGGCGACACGGTGATGGGCCAGGTGCGGCCGCCGAAGGAGGGGGAACGCTACCTGGCGCTCCTGAAGGTGGAGAGCGTCAACTTTGAGGAGCCGGAAAAGACCAAGCACCGGATCGCCTTCGACAACCTGCGGCCGCGGTATCCCGACAGCCGGATCCGGCTGGAGCAGAGCACCGGCGACCTCGCGATGCGGGTGGTCGACCTCCTCTCCCCGATCGGCAAGGGCCAGCGCGGCCTGATCGTGGCCCCGCCGAAGGCCGGCAAGACCATCCTCCTCCAGAAGCTCGCCAACGCCATCAGCGAGAACCATCCCGAAATCGTCCTGATCGTGCTGCTCATCGACGAGCGGCCCGAGGAAGTGACGGACATGGAGGAGAACGTGAAGGCGGAGGTCATCTCCTCCACCTTCGACGAGCCCGCCGACCGGCACGTGCAGGTGGCGGACATGGTCATCGAGAAGTCGAAGCGGCTGGTGGAGCATGGGCGCGACGTGGTGATCCTCCTCGACTCCATTACCCGCCTGGCGCGGGCGCACAACGTGGTGGTGCCGCATTCGGGTAAGATTCTCTCGGGCGGCGTGGACGCCAACGCGCTCCAGAAGCCGAAGCGGTTCTTCGGCGCGGCGCGCAACATCGACGGCGGCGGGTCGCTGACGATCATCGCCACGGCGCTGGTGGACACCGGCAGCCGGATGGATGAAGTCATCTTCGAAGAGTTCAAGGGCACCGGCAACATGGAACTGGTCCTCGACCGGCGCCTGGCCGACCGCCGGATCTACCCCGCCATCGACATCCAGAAGACCTCCACCCGCAAGGAAGAGCTCCTGATGGACAAGGACGAGCTCAACCGGGTGTACCTGCTGCGGAACTTCCTGGCCGACATGCCGCCGGTCGAGGCGCTCGAATTCCTGCTGGAACGGATGAAGCGCACCAAGACCAACAAGGAGTTCTTCGCCACGATGGCGCAGTAG
- the ruvX gene encoding Holliday junction resolvase RuvX, with product MGRILALDWGEIRFGVARSDEGQILASPLTTLTRRAGKRFPMPQLLALLDAEPVVGIVVGLPISLEGAETPSSEAARALADHVGRRTGLPVELADERFTTAIALDAVREMGGSTRGRKSDVDALAATVLLQQYLDFRRAPTP from the coding sequence GTGGGTCGCATCCTGGCGCTGGACTGGGGCGAGATTCGATTCGGCGTGGCGCGTTCCGACGAGGGCCAGATCCTCGCCTCGCCCCTCACCACCCTGACGCGCCGGGCCGGCAAGCGCTTCCCGATGCCGCAACTGCTCGCGCTCCTCGACGCCGAGCCGGTGGTCGGCATCGTCGTCGGACTCCCCATTTCACTCGAAGGCGCCGAAACCCCCTCCAGCGAGGCGGCACGCGCGCTCGCCGACCATGTCGGCCGGCGCACCGGACTGCCGGTGGAGTTGGCGGACGAGCGGTTCACGACCGCCATCGCGCTCGACGCGGTGCGGGAAATGGGGGGAAGCACCCGGGGGCGGAAATCGGATGTCGACGCGCTCGCCGCCACGGTCCTCCTGCAGCAGTACCTCGACTTCCGGCGCGCCCCCACTCCATGA